A stretch of the Marivirga tractuosa DSM 4126 genome encodes the following:
- a CDS encoding PAS domain S-box protein: MELQNYDKEELIKEVEKLRLALYQNKYLLKNSRNFENSKFPEEGIDLSMEYTANGQILKTNKNWRKALGYSSQDLKHIFIRDIIFPEDWHKFQNVTDQVVKNKSQELLEVRLSSKNNDKIHVTGILLISMSNKNIVANFQDITHQIHAQKAQNLFYEITNLTLKSTDLDSLFRGIHEKLKEAMEAKNFFIAQFKFEKQELFFPYIHDEFVEDSPKSITVEYKKGLCEYIYHQRKSMLLKESDIMDLILEGKINQYGTIPKVFLGVPFQTEKGTPGVIGVQSYRDEYAFHNRDLKLLNFISNQVLLSVERKFIEEKISTQAGRLQSIFNSSNHIIWSINKDYKLTSFNQNFEYEFLKYFNFKPQVNTDLRGKLITSIFTSGSYNFWGDKFESCLNGEAINFEVEFENPLDKSVVWKEIFLNPIYTESGDITGLSGIAHDITERKINALNIQKSELKFRNIFESFQDIYFNCRFDGEIILISPSVKENIGYEQDEVTGNNITNYYLYTKKTKDLLKKLVSRRKVQNFEATLITRDGRLVNCICNVRLVRDKDSREVTIEGVARDITKLKQANRELLHAKNMAENSLKVKEQFLANMSHEIRTPMNGVIGMVDLLSQTQLNPEQMNFVHTIKRSSETLLTILNDILDLSKIEAGKMKIQPHITEVKSVFDKVLNLFSQQANQKSIDLSYKIDSEIPKYLKIDETRIIQIISNLTSNALKFTEKEGKVLLHISKEIKDNLYRIAVEDTGIGISENDQQQLFKLFTQVDNSSTKAFSGTGLGLAISKQLSSLMGGQIGVSSEPDEGSVFWFTLVGEQASEAEIEAFKSQKQTVSKSQKLNFKSDNAPFILIVDDNTINRQVASQILMKSGFKTDLAFSGPAAIEKVKNHDYDLIFMDIQMPVMDGVTATREIKKLPKKIPPIVAMTAYSMKEDRQRFLDLGMDDYLAKPIVSSLLLEVIQQNLPVFETSDFYQQEPESKESNGSKLELIDQSTLNQLSKYADKPTIKSFFEEFEIEAKSLILESINAEKTSDIDKILSNLHTLKGNAGTLGIRSLEEQAKKIEADLKKEKTEKLINDLNHLLDNFNKFTDNYQSILK, from the coding sequence TTGGAGTTACAAAATTACGATAAAGAAGAACTTATTAAAGAGGTAGAGAAATTGAGGCTTGCGCTCTACCAGAACAAATATTTGCTCAAAAATTCTAGAAATTTTGAAAACAGTAAATTTCCAGAAGAAGGGATAGATTTGAGCATGGAATATACGGCTAACGGGCAAATACTAAAAACTAACAAAAATTGGCGCAAAGCATTAGGGTATTCTAGCCAAGACCTGAAGCACATCTTTATTAGAGATATTATTTTTCCTGAAGATTGGCATAAATTTCAAAATGTCACCGATCAGGTTGTCAAGAATAAATCGCAGGAATTGCTGGAAGTTCGTTTAAGTTCCAAAAACAACGATAAGATTCATGTCACAGGCATTTTGTTAATCAGCATGAGCAATAAAAATATCGTTGCAAATTTTCAAGATATCACGCACCAAATTCATGCCCAAAAAGCCCAAAACCTCTTTTATGAAATAACCAATTTGACACTTAAAAGTACAGATCTAGACAGTCTATTTAGAGGGATACATGAAAAGTTAAAAGAAGCAATGGAAGCCAAAAACTTCTTCATTGCTCAATTCAAATTTGAAAAACAAGAGCTATTCTTCCCATATATCCATGATGAGTTTGTGGAAGATTCCCCAAAATCCATAACAGTAGAATACAAAAAAGGATTGTGCGAATACATATATCACCAAAGAAAATCCATGTTACTAAAGGAGTCAGACATTATGGATTTGATATTGGAAGGTAAAATCAATCAATATGGCACAATTCCGAAGGTTTTCCTAGGTGTTCCATTTCAGACAGAAAAAGGAACTCCTGGTGTAATTGGAGTACAAAGCTATAGAGATGAATATGCCTTTCATAACAGGGATTTAAAACTGTTAAATTTTATTTCTAATCAGGTGTTATTGTCAGTTGAAAGGAAGTTTATCGAAGAAAAAATCAGTACTCAGGCAGGCCGACTTCAGTCCATATTTAATAGTAGTAATCACATTATCTGGTCAATTAATAAAGATTATAAACTGACGTCCTTTAATCAAAATTTTGAATATGAATTTTTAAAATATTTCAATTTCAAACCACAAGTCAATACTGATTTAAGAGGTAAATTAATAACATCAATATTTACTTCAGGAAGTTATAATTTTTGGGGGGATAAATTTGAAAGTTGCCTAAATGGTGAGGCTATAAATTTTGAAGTAGAATTTGAAAACCCTCTTGATAAGTCGGTAGTTTGGAAAGAGATATTTTTGAATCCAATATATACAGAAAGTGGAGATATTACGGGTCTTTCAGGCATTGCCCACGATATAACAGAAAGAAAGATCAATGCCCTTAATATTCAAAAAAGTGAGTTGAAATTCCGGAATATATTTGAATCTTTTCAAGATATCTATTTCAATTGTCGTTTTGATGGCGAAATCATCCTTATTAGTCCTTCAGTAAAGGAGAACATTGGGTATGAACAGGATGAGGTTACCGGGAATAATATTACGAACTATTACCTCTACACCAAAAAAACAAAGGATCTGTTAAAAAAGCTGGTATCGAGAAGAAAGGTGCAAAATTTTGAAGCTACTCTTATCACCAGAGATGGACGACTAGTGAATTGTATTTGCAATGTTCGTTTAGTTAGAGATAAAGACAGCCGAGAAGTCACAATAGAGGGTGTTGCTCGCGATATCACAAAATTAAAACAAGCCAACCGAGAACTATTGCATGCAAAAAACATGGCTGAGAATTCCTTGAAAGTAAAAGAACAATTTTTAGCTAATATGAGTCATGAAATCCGAACTCCTATGAATGGAGTTATTGGCATGGTGGATTTGTTGTCTCAAACTCAGCTCAATCCGGAGCAAATGAATTTTGTGCACACAATTAAGCGTTCATCAGAAACTTTATTAACAATCCTAAATGACATTTTAGATTTAAGCAAAATTGAAGCTGGTAAAATGAAAATCCAGCCGCATATAACGGAAGTAAAATCCGTTTTCGATAAAGTATTAAACTTATTCAGTCAACAAGCCAATCAAAAATCAATTGATTTAAGCTATAAAATTGATAGTGAAATCCCTAAATATCTAAAAATTGATGAGACCCGAATTATTCAAATCATCTCCAACCTTACCTCAAATGCCTTAAAATTTACAGAGAAAGAGGGTAAAGTGCTCCTGCATATTTCGAAAGAAATTAAAGACAATCTCTATAGAATTGCCGTTGAAGATACGGGAATTGGAATATCTGAAAATGATCAGCAGCAATTATTCAAATTATTCACTCAAGTAGACAATTCCAGTACCAAAGCCTTTAGTGGCACAGGACTAGGACTTGCCATTTCAAAACAATTGAGTAGCTTGATGGGAGGTCAAATTGGTGTCAGTTCTGAACCCGATGAGGGCAGTGTTTTCTGGTTTACTCTAGTTGGAGAACAAGCTTCCGAAGCAGAAATTGAAGCATTTAAGAGTCAAAAGCAAACAGTATCTAAAAGTCAAAAGCTCAACTTTAAAAGCGACAACGCACCTTTTATATTGATAGTGGATGACAATACGATAAATCGACAAGTAGCCAGTCAAATCTTAATGAAATCAGGATTCAAAACAGATTTAGCCTTTAGTGGGCCAGCAGCAATTGAAAAAGTTAAGAATCATGATTATGATTTGATCTTTATGGATATACAAATGCCGGTAATGGATGGTGTTACTGCCACTCGGGAAATTAAAAAGCTCCCAAAGAAAATACCCCCTATTGTGGCCATGACAGCATACTCAATGAAAGAAGATCGTCAACGGTTTTTAGATCTTGGAATGGACGACTACTTAGCAAAACCAATAGTCTCCAGCCTATTGCTAGAAGTCATCCAACAAAATTTACCTGTTTTCGAAACAAGCGACTTTTATCAACAAGAACCAGAATCAAAAGAAAGCAATGGATCGAAATTAGAATTAATCGATCAATCAACACTTAATCAACTTAGCAAATACGCAGACAAGCCCACAATCAAATCATTCTTTGAAGAATTTGAAATTGAGGCGAAAAGTTTGATATTGGAGAGTATAAATGCTGAAAAGACTTCGGACATAGATAAAATATTAAGTAATTTGCATACTCTTAAAGGAAATGCTGGTACACTTGGAATTCGTTCGTTAGAAGAACAAGCGAAAAAAATAGAAGCCGATTTAAAGAAAGAAAAAACCGAAAAGCTTATAAATGACTTAAACCATTTATTAGATAATTTTAATAAATTTACAGATAATTATCAGTCAATATTAAAGTAA
- a CDS encoding MBL fold metallo-hydrolase, with the protein MKVTFLGTGTSQGVPVIACDCEVCRSLDYRDKRTRTSIHIEIEGKSIVFDTGPDFREQMLRERVSNLDAVVYTHEHKDHTAGLDDVRSYNFKQDMDMPVYGRKQVLEQIQREFAYIFAANKYPGIPKVKLHEIENKPFQVEGIDILPINVMHYKLPVFGYRIKDFTYITDVNHIPEEEKEKIRGSKILVLSALQKKSHLSHFNLEQAIAMVEELEIPQAYFIHMGHRMGLHRNIEEELPEGMELAYDGLQIEL; encoded by the coding sequence TTGAAGGTAACATTTCTAGGAACAGGAACATCGCAAGGAGTTCCCGTAATTGCATGCGATTGTGAAGTATGTCGCTCTCTTGATTATCGGGATAAAAGAACAAGAACTAGCATCCATATTGAAATTGAAGGGAAAAGCATCGTCTTTGATACGGGCCCAGATTTCAGAGAACAAATGCTAAGGGAAAGAGTCAGTAATCTAGATGCTGTTGTCTATACCCATGAACATAAGGACCATACAGCTGGACTAGATGATGTTCGATCTTACAACTTTAAGCAGGATATGGACATGCCTGTTTATGGTAGAAAACAAGTCTTGGAGCAAATCCAGAGAGAATTCGCCTACATATTTGCTGCCAATAAATATCCAGGAATTCCAAAAGTCAAACTTCACGAAATAGAAAACAAACCCTTTCAAGTTGAAGGTATTGACATCTTACCTATTAATGTAATGCATTATAAACTCCCTGTCTTTGGCTATCGAATAAAAGACTTTACTTACATCACCGATGTAAATCATATTCCTGAGGAGGAGAAAGAAAAAATAAGAGGCAGTAAGATATTAGTATTAAGTGCATTACAGAAAAAATCACATCTTTCCCATTTTAATCTGGAACAAGCAATAGCTATGGTGGAGGAATTAGAAATCCCACAAGCATACTTCATCCATATGGGGCATAGAATGGGTTTGCATAGAAATATTGAGGAAGAATTGCCTGAAGGCATGGAATTAGCATACGATGGACTTCAAATAGAACTTTGA
- a CDS encoding response regulator, producing the protein MAETKKVLIAEDSSVIQNLTKKILMMQNYSIHSAKNGEQVLKALESESFDIILMDINMPKMDGMECTRAIRALDDKEKSAIPIIAITGNAKNYSIEDFKEAGINEYLQKPLNFDQLVETVKKLTQ; encoded by the coding sequence ATGGCAGAAACAAAAAAAGTACTTATAGCAGAGGATAGCTCGGTAATCCAAAACCTTACCAAGAAAATCTTAATGATGCAAAATTACAGCATCCATTCAGCTAAAAACGGAGAGCAAGTTTTGAAGGCTTTGGAATCCGAATCATTCGATATAATCTTAATGGACATCAATATGCCGAAAATGGATGGTATGGAATGTACTAGAGCTATTAGGGCATTAGATGACAAAGAAAAGTCAGCTATTCCGATCATAGCAATCACTGGAAATGCTAAAAATTACAGTATAGAAGATTTTAAAGAAGCTGGTATCAATGAATATTTGCAAAAACCACTCAATTTCGATCAATTGGTGGAAACAGTAAAGAAATTAACACAGTAA